A window of Pseudomonadota bacterium genomic DNA:
ATCGTGGACGAACCGGCGAGGGCCGAGGCGTTCGCGCAGGAGGCGCCCGAATCCCTGCAGTCGCACCTGCTGGATCAGTTCAGGCGCTGGCAGGCGGAGCAGGACGGAGCCGATGATGGAGATGCAGAGGCACCGTGGCTCGATGTCGAAACAGAACGCGCGCAGAAGCGCTTCAACCGCCTCTACGATACGATCATCCGCAAGGACGTCAGCCCCGACTGGGGACAGAGGGTGACGCAGGGCGTGCAGAACACCGACGTGATGAAGATCCTGGCGTGGATCAAGGACCAGCAGATCGTCGTGGACGACGATGTCACCGGGATAAACGACATGGCGAGCGATCTGATCGTCCGCCTGAAGGAGACGTACAAGCCAGAGTCGTACTTCAAGCTGGACGTGGACGGAGACGCGGTGATCGAGATCATGAGGCGCTTCATCTGGCTTTCCGAATAGGCGGCCCTCTCAATCCTTTGCCAACTCGCCCACGGTTTTGCCGAGACCGCGGATGACATCTACCCCGTCGGAGAGGCCCTCCATCATGGTCCCCGCTGTATTGAGCAGCCAGTTGATCTGCGGCCAGCGCTCGCCGGCTTTCTCCGCCATCTCCCAGCGGGCGAATGCCCAGGCCGATCTCACCAGCCCGTGCGCCCTGTCGAGGCCGGTGGAGGCGTCGGCGTCGAGCCTGAAGAGGACTCCGGCATCGCTCCAGGATCCGGTCGCGATTGCGGCCGAAATCCCCCTGTGGCGCGCTATCATCGTGCCGATAGGATCCGTGTTGGCATACCCCTGAGCCGCATTCCTTGCGGCCCTCGCCATCATCGCGCCCAGAGACATCTCTCCGACATCGGGCTGGAATCCGCCGGCGCTCTGGACAGCGAGGTCGGCAGCGATCAGCGCCGCGTTGTCCCTCCCCCCTGCAATGAAGTTCTCAAAGGCGCCGGAGAAGGCTTTGATGGCCCCCTGCCTGTACAGGTCACCGAGAGACGCGAAGAGCGCACCCGCCATGAGGAGGATCTCCCCGGAATCGAAAAGTGATCCCTCTCGCAGAGCGGCCGCGGACTCGATGTCGACCGCAAGCTCCGCGGCGTCTTCCGCTCCCGAGGAGGATTGCGGCCTCTTTCCGCGTATGATGTCCCTGAGGCACGTCTCCGAGTAACGCGCAATCCTCTCGGAGAATCCCGGCCTGAACTGTTCGAGGCCGAGGGCCTTTTGCCCTGCAGCCTTGAATATGTCTGCGGGGCTGTTGTTGAGGAGCCCCTCGATCCTGTGGATCTCCCTGAAGAGGCCCCTGTTCGACCTCTCCCTTGAGATGAGCGATGTGTCGTCGATCATCCCCCTGAGGGTGTGCGGTTCCTCGGCGAAGAATACGCTCCTCGGCGATCCGTCGGCCGCGACGAGCGGAGCGCGCACCGCCAGGGCATTCACATTGGGACCGAACAGGACCCTGCCCCCCTTGAAACCCACAGGGTAGAGGCCGACCGTCGGCTGGGTGCAGAAGCTGTAAAGGGCCGTTGCAAGGCTGCTGGCATTGTTCACGAAATTGCCGGACATGGCCACCTCCCGCATTATGCGACGGTTAGCACGGGAGGCTCAGGGTTATCCACAATTTTCTTCAATATTTTGAAAAAGGGGATTTAAGCATATTCTTTAATAATCACAATAAATTAGGCAATCCGCACCGCCATCGCTTTGAGATACAACGATTCGGGATGGCTGCGAAGGACCGGGTGATCTATGTCCTGAATGCCTCGCCAGAGGATGGTGCACCCCCTGCCCGATGCCTTGGCAGCGGACCGCGCGACCCCTTCGAGCATCCGCTCGGTGATCCTCTGCGAGCAGGCGCTGATCATGATGACGCCGCCCGGACGGAGGATCGCGATCGAGTCCAGCGCCGCCCTCTCGTATCTGCGGATCGCCGCAGGCAGATCCTGCCTGCGCTTGGCCATGGCCGGCGGGTCCAGGTGTATGAAATCGAAGCTTTGTCTGCATCCCCTGACGAAGTCGAAGGCGTCCTGGCAGGCGAACTCGATGTTCGCGTGCGCGTTCGATTTCGCATTCCTGGCCGCTGCGTCCAGCGCGGGCCTAGAACTGTCCACCGCAACCACCCTCCGTGCCCTTTCGGCGATCCGGCAGGAGAACCAGCCCTGATAGCAGAAGGCGTCGAGGCAGTCGCCCCTCGCCATCTCCCGCGCCGCGCTCCTGATGGAGCGGTAATCGAGATAGGCGCCGGTCTTCTGGCCCGACAGCGCATCGACCTCGAAGCTCTCGCTGCCCTCTTTCACCACAGCGCAGGCGTCCGATCCCTTCACGATCCTGTCCTCGGCCGGGAGCCCCTCGGAGCGACGCACCTCTGAGTCGCCCCTCTCCACGATCGCCCGCGGCGAGAGCAGCCAATCGACGATCTCCAGGATATCCGTGCGGATCGACTCCGCCCCTGCGCAGCCGATCTGGAACGAGACCACGTCCGCGTAGCGGTCCACGATCACCGATGGTATCCCGTCGCTCTCCCCGAACACCACGCGATAGGCGTCGGTGAAATCGAAGAGCCTCGATCGCCTGGCCAGCGCCCTCTCGAAGCGCGTCCTCCAGAACGCCCCGTCGATGGCCGCGTCCTCGGCCGAAATGACGCGCAGATAGTGCCGCGAACCCGGGGAGACGAATGCGGAGGCGACGAACCTGCGGCGCCGGTCGAGCAGCCGCGCGATCCCGGGAATGCGCTGCCTTCGCCCCACGACCGCCGCCTCGGGGAGCCAGAGCTCC
This region includes:
- a CDS encoding class I SAM-dependent rRNA methyltransferase → MQSSLIIDNGAARRVREGELWLPEAAVVGRRQRIPGIARLLDRRRRFVASAFVSPGSRHYLRVISAEDAAIDGAFWRTRFERALARRSRLFDFTDAYRVVFGESDGIPSVIVDRYADVVSFQIGCAGAESIRTDILEIVDWLLSPRAIVERGDSEVRRSEGLPAEDRIVKGSDACAVVKEGSESFEVDALSGQKTGAYLDYRSIRSAAREMARGDCLDAFCYQGWFSCRIAERARRVVAVDSSRPALDAAARNAKSNAHANIEFACQDAFDFVRGCRQSFDFIHLDPPAMAKRRQDLPAAIRRYERAALDSIAILRPGGVIMISACSQRITERMLEGVARSAAKASGRGCTILWRGIQDIDHPVLRSHPESLYLKAMAVRIA